GGTTTAGCTCAGCAGATCTTCTGAATGAACCTAGTGTCCTAATACTATAAAACAAGCACCATACAAATACATTCACATCTATCTTAGGttctcattactgtagtatctgactaCCTCAAAACTCTTTAATGTCTGTATCCTCACGACattcctgggaggtagggaagcacaatgattcctattttacaggcagggagctgatgcacagaagggctaagtgacttgcccaaggtctttgaaggagcaggaaattgaacctgggtctcctaagtcCTGGGCTAGTGTGATAACAGCTGGACCATCCGCCCTTTCCACAGCCTTCCTCTAACATCGGCATCATATTTCCCACTTATGCTAAGCAACTATCTTAGGGGCTCATCTGGTTCTAAGAAAAACAATCGATCTGTGCCTGTGATTGGGCTGTACCTGGGCTTTGAGGCTCCTTACAAGAGGCCCCGTGGTCctactacaccctgccccaggaaaaCAGCCACAAATCTGGGTCTGACTAGAGAGGACTcatgaaagcagccaatcagagcccatcaGGCTCAGctcaaaggagctgcagggccttagcaggtcagttcctggcaggacctggaggggcaagaaagggggctgctctctggccacagaAATTCAGGGGATAGCCAGAGTTTGATTCTGGCAGCATTTGCTTAAGCTGGATTTGCAGGAAGAGGGTCCCTAAGAACTTTAACCCGGAGGTGAGGGTGAAGCTAAAAGTGGCCGGTAGGAAGAagcaaaaatgaactgaaatcaaGCAGTGCCTAGCTACTGTTTCCAGGGTCCATGGTTTGGAACCCAGAGTTATGGGCAGGCCCTAGTTCCCCCACCATCTACAGTGGCATAAGCCCCATGGAGGGGACAGTGCTTATGGAGAGCTTgaacaaagggcagaatttcaaGGACCCAGAGTTGGGGCTGGAGACCCTAGTGAGGGCAATGGGATTGTTCTtgactaccccagaaggggttcatttggactttggGACGCAGCCAGAGGCCTGAGCCACAGAAGACTCACTAAGGTCGGCTGGCAGGGTGCGCCAGGGGTGAGAAAAGGACTGTGGTACCAGACCCAGCTACTAAGAGGCTCTCAAGAGGTGAGTGGATCCCTATTATAGTGCCCAAAAGGAAAGCTCCaggttttaaaacatttctcaTTTGTGTGGAATAATAAAGTTATAGTGTCTTATgtgccaagtatcagagaggtagccatattagtctgtatccacaagactGGCTGTAagaggactccttgttgtttttagtgtATTCCATGTCTGCTCAAATTATATTCCCAATCTTAATGATCATATTGGGGCTAATGGACatgttgattttatttcagctaatGAGTGATCCCATGCTCAGGGAGAAGAAGTTCCTTAAGTCTGTCTTGAGCATCTTGGAAGAAAGGTCCCAGGATAGGAACAGCATTGTCCGCCAGATGGCTGTGAGAGGCCTGGGAAATTTAGTCTATGGGGCGCCTGAGAAGGTAAGAGAGATTACTGAATAGAATGCAGCATAACTAGAGAAACCAAGAGCGAGAGTTGTTCAGAGTTTACAGAGGCTGCACAAAATgcactaggccaaattctgctctctcataTACCCTAGTAACCTCTTTGCAGTAAATATAGAGCAAGCTGGATCCTTTGGTAAGCTGGGCATAAGTCAACAATGTGCACTTTAATATGAccatatgtaaatgtatacatctgggaacaaaaaatgcaggccatacttacaggatgagagACTCTATCCCAGGAAGCAATGATGCCGAAAAAAACTTGAGTCATGgcagataatcagttgaacataagctcccaatacgaagttgtggccaaaagggctgaaaTGATCCTTGGAGTTATAAACAGAGGAAACTTGAAGAAgagtaaagaagttattttccctctgaatATGGCACTCATGtgagcactgctggaatactgtgtccagatcaGGTGTCCACAATGCAAGAAGGATAAATTAgagaagattcagagaagagtctCAAGAATTATCAAAGGATTGGAATATATCcctttagtgatagactcaaggagctcaatctatttagctttacaaagagaaggttaaggagtgacttgaggaCAGTCTATAACTACTCACATGGGGAATAAAttttgataatgggttcttcacattagcaaacaaaggtataacaagattcaatggggaaaaatgaagctaggctaattcagactggaaataaggcatacatttttaatggtaattttaattaaccattggaagaatttaccaaaggttgtggtggattctctgtcactagcaattttaaaatcaagattggatgtttttctaaaagatagtctctgtttgaactagagtgtatttcggggaagttctatgttatgcaggaggtcagaccggataatcacaatggtcccttttggccttggaatctaagtaACTAGGAATCTAATAATAGGATTACACAGGTGTATTATAGCACCAAGTTGGGCTCATTGTAGCTAGCACCTGGTCTGAAATATAGCTATAGGTCTCTGGGGGGAGACAGGGTTGATGAAATTCCCACAGCTTCATAACTGCTAAAGAAAACTTATTAGAAGTGTGATCACTGATAAGTGTTCTTTAATGTCATATGTTTGTACAggtgaaaaagcacaagaagttTCTTCTGGACATACTGATCGGGGCCTTACATGACATTTTCAGTTCGGAAGTCATTGGCGAGAGCATGAAAGCACTGGCCAAAGTCCTGAAGGagctgaaagagaaggacataGGTTCTTCCTTCAAAGACTTCACCCAACAGATCCGGACTTACTTTGACGATGTATGTGAACAGATCTCTCCAACCCCAGTTCAACCGATCTTGATTAGACTCCATTTACAATGCATGATGTGGACTCCCTGGGCATTGCTCATGTCAAAGTGAAGAGATTTTAGGCCCCAGGGAAGAGAGGTGTTTTACGGAGGAGGAGAACATTAGGAGGATGGGGATGACATCCCTGCTCCCACAGTCTCACCCTTCTATTCTTCCTTATTGCCACTGAGAACCTCAAAGAAACTCTGAATACTAGATTAGATAGCTAGATAACCATGAAATGGGGGTTACAGAGTACAATAGAGAGTGCTGGGCCTGTTCTATACCATTTTTATGTGAGAGGGTTGGAATGATAATTCCGTTTTGCACAGAATTTAGAGATTTCAAATTTGGGTTTTGTTCCTCTttgtgggaacccctctccccaaagttcactctttgtgaaacagaattactATTCTCAACCTAGCTCTATTGGAAGCCTTGGCCCAGGGCAGTCTGCTCTCAGACTATCCCGGTGCTGGGAACCCAGGAAACTCTGGGAGCTAGAGGTGCCAGGGAGTTGCAAatttgagagccaggactcccaggGTCCCAGAAGCTGGGGGCCTGGAAGCCCACGATCCCAATCAGCCTGCTAGATTGGCTGCCACAGAGCTGGATGGGTGCACTGGAAAGACACCAGGCAAGTTTCTAAGGACCCCTACCTGGCTTCCGGAGgaatttcatcaaaactgaactgtCTCTAAAATACTTTGATGAATCAGCAAATTCGAACAAAAAATTGGTTAATTACCGTTTTTCCGACTAGCTGTAGTTGGAATCACTCTACTTTAGCGTAGAAGAGATGGCTGTGGGAAGTGCATGATGTGATTGTCTCTTAGTTACTAACTTGCGGGGCTTTCTTGGCTGTAGGAGGATGATGCTCTTCGCTCAATGGCCTTTGTCCTATTTGGCATCCTGGCCCGGCtgacaaagagaaaatggaagaccTATTTCGCCGACCAGGTTAAAAGGAGCTGGGTCACACTTCTGCTGCACCTGCAAGACCCAAACCCTGAGATTTCAATGGTAAGACCAACAGTGACTTATTTACTAAGCAAAAGGAATCTTCCTCCCAATGCCAGGGGAGCTCTGCTATTCCTGCCTGCTGTGGAGgcccaaattctcccctcagttcaTTGCCCTCCTGCTGAGTCAGTTCCAGCCAGGTTGGTCCATGGCTGCCTCACCAGAATCCAGGAGAGGTCATGGGTCTGACCCCGACAGGTCTCTGTTCCTGTCTGTCTCTGTACCccagacccctccctccccagaacaGAGAGACCACAGCTATGCCTGGTGCAGCAGCTTTCATCGGTATATCTGTTCCCAAAAGACATTGATACTACCTCCAGGTTTCAGTTGAAGCTCTCCCGTCTATTAGTCATTCCTGCATGTTTTCTGCCAATTACATCCAGATGAATCCCTTTTTTTGATCCTGGAATAGATGAGCAGTCACGCAGATGAGTTCCCTTTGAATGAACATAGCACTCGGTAGGGAACAATTCAATGGTGTGACGCTCTTTTTCAGGAATGCAGAGCTACGTTTCACCTCTGCTTACCGTTTTTGGGACTCAAGAGACTCCAAAGTGCAATCAGTGAGCACCTTGGTGGCACAGCCGAGCTGAAGCCTGAAGAGCTCCAGGTGGACATTTGCAGACACCTTGTGAGTGAGCTGTTGAACTGTCTGAGATTATTGACTGGAGTGGTGGtgtagaggtggggggggggatgtgtgaTGGATAATGTAAATAACTATAAGAGTGGGATATATGACTGAGGGTGATGGGAAATGTaaatctgccacagattcccattGTTCCCACTTCTACCCAGCCACCTGTTCTCTATCTTATTTACCTGTGGTTCGTAAAAGCATGTGCTGGCAGTCAAAGGGCACTTCTAGCCAGAGAGAGCTCATGTATCCCTGATTTCCTCTAGGTCAAAGAgaatgcagagctgctggagaaattgTACCAAACCACCATCACGTACTTCTATAGCAGCTGGGAAGAGATCCGGGCAGTTGCAGCCAATTTAGCTGGTGAGAGATGATGCCCAGTGTCCCTTTTGGTATTTCCATTGAGGGAGACAGAAACAATCCCACTGTGCAGCGCTGAGCTgccattaatctctctgtgcctcagcttcccatccaTAGATGGAGATGTTAATATCCCTACCTCTCCAGTGTGGTGGATTAGTTGCTATCAAGTGCTTCGGGATCATTGCAGGGAAAGCACGGTGCAGTCATTTAGTAGTAGAGGCAGGGACATTGTCACGTAGGGCATggttacactttgagctgggtgtATAATTCCCAGCTTGATGAGACGTACCCGCACTAGTCCtgcgtgctaaaaatagagagTAGTTGcgatggcaggagcagcaggaggtttaACCACCCCAAGAATGAGCGCATCCAAACCCCAAAGTCTATTCTCAAGGTGGCTAGCTCCTCCCACTGCTCGTGCTGCCTTAGCTACATTCTAATGTTAGCATGCTATCGCTGTCAGAGCCAGTGTGGGCCCGTCCCATTGAACTGGGAGTGATACCCCTAGATCAAAGTGCAGACCTACCCACAGTGTGGTTCAGTGCTCCTCACTGCTACTTCATCATTGGGAGGCATGCAGCCCACCTCCCCATAGCACCTGCTGTTTCAGGTTCCTGGCCACACGACCTTGTCAAGGAAGCATTAGGTTCCTCCTCTTTGGCCCTGTGCCCtcttcaccctagcacacccatgTGAGACAGGCAGGCATTGTGGCCTACGTCTCACCTATCAGTTACCTTGTGAGATCCCTGCTTAGAACTCACTTATTCCTGGCCCCAGTCCTTTGCTCAGACCACTAGACCAAGACACTATCTTAGTATGTCTCCAATAACTGACAGCAGTGGCAAGAGGAACACAGACTGTTTCAAACAAATGGGTTTTAtggaaacattctttttaaaaaatgtctctcaTTCTCTTCAGTGTGAACTCTAAACTGCTCTAGCATCCTCTTGCCCACAGCTCACCCTTAGGCCCACAGTAGGAGATGCCAAAGACCTGTCTAGGGGCTGCTAATATCACTTTGCACTCAACAAGggaaggttttattattattgttgttatttattttacattgtgtatttaggcatcatcctggaacacacagacaggcagCGTATGAAATGGCTGGACCTGGAATATCTGCTGATGTGTAAGTAATAAATACAGCTGAAGTCCTGTTCATTAGTGAGTTCTAAAGGAATTTAGCTGGCAAGCAGCAGTAACCAATACCACTGGTGCAAAGTGCATCAGCCACACAGCAAAGGACAAATTCACTCTTGCCCAGTAGAAAGTCCACTTTAATTTTCCCTGAAGGAGGAAGCTGCAGAAGGTGTGATATGAGTCAGTACATCTCCTGGTTGTCCTGGCAATGCCGCCTCCACAGCCAGTGCTATCCACTCTTTGGGCTTTATTGGCTTTCTGTGGACTCCTCAGGTGAGAAGAAGTTGTCGCCACTTTCTGCTACCTCAAATTTCCCACCAGCAATTTTTCTTCCAGTAGGTGCCCTGTATCATGTATAAACCAGCTTGGACCTGGCTTCTGTTAAATTCCAGGTTTATTTGAGCTCAGGCAGTGTCTCCTGAATGGAGatggaaaataaacttaaaaGTGGAAGCTATTGAAACAATGGGCCTTCTTCCATTTACAGCAGAGTGGATGACTTTCTGGTAGAGTCAGGGTCTCCCCCAGTTGGGAGCATGGAAGGGACCCAGTGGAGGAACCTAAAGCTTTGTTTGTATTGGAGAGCTGCTGTACTGTGGTATTCAGAGGTAATAAGTCTCCAGCTATTTCAGGCAGAGGTGACTATATGAAAAGTGGGGTATATTCATCTCTCATGTATTTTCCATCCCATTAGAACGACTGAGCCCAGTCTCATATTTTTCCATGTGATCATTCTGCTCAGGTAGTTCAAGGTTCTGTGATCACACTTAGCTGTGATTTGACAGTCTGTTCACTAACGTGTTGTCCTCTGTAATTTCAGCTCTCCAGGTCCTACAGAAAGACCCAAGTCCCACTGTCCAGCTGGTGGCAACTGAGATCATAAGTGACATCTGTTCTGGCCGAGTGATTGGGGAATGAAGCGGCACGGAGAAAAATAGAAGAAGGCACtccagtagtataagggccctactgtcaatcaaacGTTAACCCACCCCTTGCCCACCCGTCACCAGAAGCCCCACACCcatggggtattacttctggggtcaaggcggacacataaCCAGAAGCAAGATGTGTCATGtggcccctctaagaactcctcccactaccctctaccaatcaggaggggtttcagccactggggaccaccccgagaggagatttgacaaACTGGGGGGaattccagggcggggtgacctgtctggaaatggttcatgtgactcctctaagaactcctcccaccgtcctctaccaatcaggatgggtttcgccctGATAGGAAAGCCCCgagagaagatttgaccaatcaaggggagttccggggccgggtgacctgtctggaagtggTTTGTGTgatccctctaagaactcctgccaccgccctctaccaatcaggaggggtttcagccgctggggaccaccccaagagatctgaccaactggggggaattctggggtggggtgacccatccggaagtggttcgtgtgacccctctaagaactcctcccaccaccctttacCAATTGCGATGGGTTTTGGCTGcagaggaccgccccaagaggagatttggccAAAACAGGCCAGGTTCTTGGATGGGGtgaaccacccagaagagggtcatgtgacccctctaaggacTCCTCCCaacgccctctgccaatcagagtgcagaaccatcaccccataagtcccagtaccgggcagaggaggcaatctcttaccaagaagacatgttttagaaattgtggaaaggctgagaggaaacatggactcctctaCCACCCCcatgagaacttcagactttgttttagccccgaggacctttggacttgtatggagaaagtgctacagcagtgacagttccaaggagggcCCTTTGACTCCACCATCGATAGATACCTTGGAACCCGACCCCAAAACCCAAACCTTCGTGAGGCACCCcaatgagtgtgacggcctctcattgtccACCCCGCTGAAGTTGGAAGAGGATcatggcttgggggagtcaccagCAGACAAGGTGAACGggaaagacgtcgctcaggtaaatgaatgattaagaagcaaCGGTTGATCATGGGGGTCTACTGGGGTTAGGAAATCAACCTGGCATtgcataaatctaaaaacaagcagtggggtgcttatactgttttttgtctgaaaatctctcaacagctcgacgatgcctttctagaggcctttgagaacttacacgtcggtagccctgtggaagtaaacatatcatgcatcagctgtttttgctcctGTCTGAGTTACAGATCTCAAGAGGAAAATCCAGAAAAGGACAAAATAGAAGAATGAACCAGATCAGACTCCCTCATtgtaggggtcatggcatccatttttacaggcggctgtaaaaggttgtgttaaaccaggcaattaataaaacttgtttaaatgtgtccatatgaatgtgtccccctccatacttgtgttagtaaaagacggtaccaggaACAATCATGTCTCCACAGAcgactctgttaaagaaaatatattataccccaagggaagttgggagctttggCGCGGTGAATcctctttttcaagtggccaaaaagcatagtaaaactGTAACTAGAAGACAGGtaacagcttggctttcagaccaggatgcttacactttacacaaaccggctcgaatacagcttcacaggaaggatcggggctgatgtacattaaaaggaggaagagaaagagaaatgtatcATACCTGCAACGCACAGGTCCCTCAataccctttaaaagaagggctttgatgCGCCGGGCCAGCCATaagcgaaagtccaagaggaagcctgggcgaAAGAGAAAACACTCTCCGCCTGGTAAAAGAgagatattttaatcaacatggcttttgttcactgcgggtctgaagaatgcaccaaatccgaactagacttgtttcaaatagcccctacCCAGACCAGCattgagaaaagcatctacatcgaggtGTCACCTCTATCGGCTGTTAcggagtctgcccccattgaTGTTTTTATAACAGGAAATGGCATTGATTAGATGGATTTAAACAATACGCTGCTGTATCtatgttgcaagattgtaaaaggagacggaACTGAACTCACCATGGACGCCAAAgtgggcctggtgaattaccccgtggcctctgttttcagtcagttggatgtcacgctgggagactgccttgtaagccaaagcaacaactgttacccttacagggcctttatagaatcaGTGATCAATTACAGCGACGCCACCCTTGACACGCAATTTTCTGctggcc
The Chrysemys picta bellii isolate R12L10 unplaced genomic scaffold, ASM1138683v2 scaf265, whole genome shotgun sequence genome window above contains:
- the LOC101931217 gene encoding protein maestro-like — protein: MSDPMLREKKFLKSVLSILEERSQDRNSIVRQMAVRGLGNLVYGAPEKVKKHKKFLLDILIGALHDIFSSEVIGESMKALAKVLKELKEKDIGSSFKDFTQQIRTYFDDEDDALRSMAFVLFGILARLTKRKWKTYFADQVKRSWVTLLLHLQDPNPEISMVKENAELLEKLYQTTITYFYSSWEEIRAVAANLAAHP